The following proteins are co-located in the Paludibaculum fermentans genome:
- a CDS encoding PadR family transcriptional regulator, with protein MKEKDPSRFLPLHQNWFHILLSLVGSEQHGYGIMHEVLERTDGAVRIWPATLYGSLKRLIADGLIEESDERPVEELDDARRRYYRLTPLGRTVLELECERLQGMVRMMQRKRRQEAYE; from the coding sequence ATGAAGGAAAAAGATCCCAGCCGTTTCCTCCCGCTGCACCAGAACTGGTTCCACATCCTGTTGTCCCTGGTGGGCAGCGAGCAGCACGGTTACGGCATCATGCATGAGGTCCTGGAGCGGACGGATGGGGCGGTCCGCATCTGGCCCGCCACCCTCTATGGCTCCTTAAAACGCCTCATCGCCGACGGGCTGATTGAGGAGTCCGATGAGCGGCCGGTGGAGGAACTCGACGACGCGCGACGACGCTACTACCGCCTCACGCCACTGGGACGAACCGTACTGGAGCTGGAGTGTGAGCGGCTGCAGGGGATGGTTCGGATGATGCAGCGAAAGCGCCGGCAGGAGGCCTACGAATGA
- a CDS encoding ankyrin repeat domain-containing protein, whose protein sequence is MSTFKLPARPSLESLRKQAKKLTRDIAAGDPVAIARAQAQVPHPQFPLSQRTAQLVLAREYGFAGWKDLLEEVNQRLGGGLEWAATEARRIIHDNDLEALRRLLSEHPALLSWTTEEDEGGLLGMAAGSYGDSLDPVSEEHFTRLACAEVLLDAGAVVAPSVCDGLISSRAIRMIDLFQRRGLFPRTLKFLAALGDVEGVRSALVLNTEGPAAVNEAFKYACHLRHPGSALLLLDRAIALDAELGRQIDSGPGRSAFVQYFIENKPEVHSTDPFEPWKDFVRQQVEHAMRDGDTSTFLEILRREPWLLSSANLKCQARWIEVAVLNDRAAILNELFDLNPAILHARVPPPSQVIEFAFTYVKTHLLPLLLRIWPLPGDLPHAAGNGDLDRVKRWFDAEGKLALGNLTDHFPANTSRYRRDLRSWFGRSEPDAQRILDTALAWAVLNNHFDVADFLLAHGADINTNWCSHEPASILHELVWHKNYEAMQFLIDRGIDMTIRDFRWNATAEGWAAFAANDEQLAQWLRDARQQRERGSAS, encoded by the coding sequence ATGTCCACCTTCAAGCTTCCAGCCCGCCCCTCGCTGGAATCCCTGCGCAAACAAGCCAAAAAACTCACCCGCGACATCGCCGCCGGCGATCCGGTAGCAATCGCCCGGGCGCAGGCCCAGGTGCCTCATCCTCAATTCCCTCTATCCCAGCGTACTGCCCAGTTGGTGCTCGCCCGCGAGTACGGCTTCGCAGGCTGGAAGGACTTACTTGAGGAGGTAAACCAGCGCCTCGGCGGAGGGCTCGAATGGGCCGCAACCGAAGCCCGCCGCATCATTCACGACAACGACCTCGAAGCTCTGCGCCGGTTGTTGTCGGAGCACCCTGCCCTCTTGTCCTGGACGACGGAGGAGGACGAAGGCGGTCTCCTCGGCATGGCGGCCGGCTCCTATGGCGACAGCCTGGATCCGGTCAGCGAGGAGCACTTCACGCGTCTCGCCTGCGCCGAAGTCCTGCTCGATGCCGGCGCAGTCGTCGCGCCCTCGGTCTGCGATGGCCTCATCAGTTCCCGCGCAATCAGGATGATCGACCTCTTCCAGCGCAGGGGCCTGTTTCCACGAACGCTCAAGTTCCTCGCGGCCCTCGGCGACGTCGAGGGTGTCCGCTCAGCTCTGGTCCTGAATACCGAGGGACCGGCCGCGGTGAACGAAGCCTTTAAGTACGCATGTCATCTGCGGCACCCCGGCTCCGCGCTGCTGCTGTTGGATCGCGCCATTGCTCTCGACGCGGAGTTGGGCCGGCAGATCGATAGCGGCCCGGGACGATCCGCCTTTGTTCAGTACTTCATCGAGAATAAACCCGAAGTCCACTCCACCGATCCTTTCGAGCCGTGGAAGGATTTTGTCCGGCAACAGGTGGAGCACGCGATGCGCGACGGCGACACGTCAACCTTCCTGGAGATTCTGAGGCGTGAACCGTGGCTGCTCTCCTCCGCGAACCTGAAATGCCAGGCGCGCTGGATCGAGGTGGCCGTACTGAACGACCGCGCCGCGATCCTGAACGAGCTGTTTGACCTCAATCCCGCGATACTGCACGCGCGGGTGCCGCCGCCCTCGCAAGTCATCGAATTCGCCTTCACCTATGTCAAGACGCACCTGCTCCCACTGCTGCTACGAATCTGGCCGCTGCCCGGCGATCTGCCGCACGCCGCCGGCAATGGCGATCTGGATCGAGTGAAACGCTGGTTCGACGCGGAGGGTAAACTCGCCCTAGGCAACCTCACTGACCATTTCCCCGCGAACACCAGCCGCTATCGAAGAGACCTTCGCTCCTGGTTCGGCAGGAGCGAGCCCGACGCGCAGAGGATTCTCGACACCGCGCTCGCCTGGGCGGTCCTCAACAATCACTTCGACGTGGCGGACTTTCTCCTCGCGCACGGAGCCGACATCAACACGAACTGGTGCTCCCACGAGCCTGCCAGCATCCTCCACGAGCTGGTCTGGCACAAGAACTACGAAGCCATGCAGTTCCTCATCGATCGCGGCATCGACATGACCATCCGCGATTTCCGCTGGAACGCCACCGCCGAAGGTTGGGCCGCCTTTGCCGCCAACGACGAGCAACTGGCTCAATGGCTGCGCGACGCCAGGCAGCAGCGTGAACGGGGGTCGGCCTCGTAA
- a CDS encoding trans-sulfuration enzyme family protein, giving the protein MAFSDRSGHTAGDAGSVESWLISAGRDRRPGSPLNVQPCPASNFVLGDHRAYARDDGTPGWEALEEITGGLEGGASVAFASGMAGIAAIFDQLPTGSVVALPDDCYQGVAALAQAGQGRGRWTVCRVGVADTAGWIEMCAVADLIWIESPSNPLLAVADLVSICAAPRKPGAILGVDNTFATPLNQRPLSLGADMSVQSVTKFIGGHSDLLGGVVTVRDPNHFAALRHARELLGATPGTLEMFLAVRGARTLAVRLERAQNNAMTLAQRLARHSGVTLTRYPGLPSHPTHEIARSQLKGFGTIISFDVRGNAADAEAVCAGLQLIQHATSLGAVESTLERRAGIPGQEHLPPTLLRLSVGIEAVEDLWADLDRALRDGTAV; this is encoded by the coding sequence ATGGCATTCAGTGATCGGAGCGGGCACACAGCAGGCGATGCCGGTTCGGTCGAATCCTGGCTGATCTCGGCGGGACGGGACCGGCGTCCGGGTTCGCCGCTCAACGTACAGCCTTGTCCGGCGTCGAACTTCGTTCTGGGCGATCATCGCGCCTATGCTCGCGATGACGGCACGCCGGGCTGGGAGGCGCTGGAAGAGATCACCGGTGGCCTCGAGGGCGGAGCCTCCGTCGCCTTCGCCTCCGGTATGGCCGGGATTGCCGCGATCTTCGATCAACTCCCAACCGGCTCGGTCGTGGCGTTGCCGGACGACTGTTACCAGGGCGTTGCGGCACTTGCCCAGGCAGGCCAGGGCCGGGGCCGGTGGACCGTTTGTCGAGTCGGTGTAGCCGACACCGCCGGCTGGATCGAAATGTGCGCCGTGGCCGACTTGATTTGGATCGAGTCGCCTTCCAACCCGCTGCTGGCGGTTGCGGACCTCGTCTCCATCTGCGCCGCGCCGCGCAAGCCTGGCGCGATTCTGGGCGTCGACAACACCTTCGCAACTCCTCTCAACCAGCGTCCCCTTTCGCTCGGTGCGGACATGTCCGTGCAGTCGGTGACCAAGTTCATCGGCGGACACTCAGATCTGCTGGGTGGCGTCGTCACCGTGCGTGACCCGAACCATTTCGCTGCCCTGCGGCACGCCCGGGAGCTCTTAGGCGCCACACCTGGCACCCTCGAGATGTTTCTCGCCGTGCGCGGAGCCAGGACTCTCGCCGTCCGGTTGGAGCGTGCGCAGAACAATGCGATGACACTGGCCCAGCGTCTGGCCCGCCATTCAGGTGTCACACTGACCCGCTATCCCGGCCTGCCCAGCCACCCGACGCACGAAATCGCACGAAGCCAACTCAAGGGATTCGGCACGATCATCTCGTTCGATGTGCGGGGGAACGCCGCCGATGCCGAGGCCGTTTGCGCCGGCCTGCAACTCATCCAGCACGCCACCAGCCTGGGCGCGGTCGAATCCACCCTGGAACGGCGGGCCGGCATTCCCGGGCAGGAGCACCTGCCGCCAACGCTCCTGCGGCTAAGCGTGGGCATCGAAGCCGTCGAGGATCTTTGGGCCGATCTGGATCGGGCTCTGCGCGATGGAACCGCGGTGTAG
- a CDS encoding DUF1801 domain-containing protein, producing MKTDLLRFDGSVEREPAIEEWFGEHAGELGTLARQWFEVMRHCGDEVRELVHDGCPVACLGDVPFAYVNVFTAHVNVGFFQGASLPDPDRMLQGTGKFMRHVKLRPGSPTNEAALNRLIELAWSDIKARVEHG from the coding sequence ATGAAGACGGACTTGCTGCGATTCGACGGCTCTGTCGAGCGGGAGCCCGCCATCGAAGAGTGGTTCGGCGAACATGCGGGTGAATTGGGAACCTTGGCGCGGCAGTGGTTCGAAGTGATGCGCCATTGCGGGGACGAGGTCCGGGAGTTGGTGCACGACGGCTGCCCGGTTGCCTGTCTGGGGGATGTGCCCTTCGCCTACGTCAATGTCTTCACGGCGCACGTCAACGTCGGGTTCTTTCAAGGCGCGTCGCTGCCGGATCCGGACCGCATGCTGCAAGGCACTGGCAAGTTCATGCGCCACGTGAAGCTGAGGCCGGGCTCACCCACAAACGAGGCGGCCCTGAACAGGCTCATCGAACTGGCTTGGTCGGACATCAAGGCACGCGTCGAACACGGTTAG
- a CDS encoding helix-turn-helix domain-containing protein, with protein MAERDKREAERLSAVVLESLDEESVRGQLPRRALRSRTQFYRLFRALIEETPEAMRRRLLLERAAWQLSRTTLSVTEIALEAGYGSLEAFTRAFRKAFRISPSLYRRMGAQPIHLPAPNGFHFWAPGSKSEGALAMDLFDRFSGTDTWHTKRLLEAAATLTDAQLDKRLGHPAKLLPWEKEPESLRAVLERLVYTKEVWAAALLGGEFPEEKKSAEDLTPAALLARFEKADGNFLRALAEVRSRGGWDDTFIDALCEPAETFTFGGMFAHVITFNTYRRLSALGILRDLGVKVEGFGCPTEYEMAVAPWRPVEVAR; from the coding sequence ATGGCAGAGAGAGACAAACGCGAAGCGGAACGTCTGTCCGCCGTCGTCCTGGAGTCCCTGGACGAAGAGAGCGTCCGAGGCCAGTTGCCGCGGCGCGCGCTTCGCAGCAGAACACAGTTTTATCGTCTATTCCGGGCGCTGATCGAAGAGACTCCGGAGGCGATGAGACGGCGGCTGCTGCTGGAGCGGGCGGCCTGGCAGTTGAGCCGTACGACGCTCTCAGTGACGGAGATCGCCCTGGAAGCCGGCTACGGCTCGCTGGAGGCGTTCACCCGGGCCTTTCGCAAAGCGTTCCGCATCTCGCCAAGTCTGTACCGGCGGATGGGGGCGCAACCGATTCACCTGCCGGCGCCGAATGGATTCCATTTCTGGGCGCCGGGATCCAAATCTGAAGGAGCATTGGCAATGGACCTGTTCGATCGATTCTCGGGTACAGATACATGGCATACGAAGAGGCTGCTGGAGGCGGCGGCGACGTTGACGGATGCACAGTTGGACAAGCGGCTGGGACACCCGGCGAAGCTGCTGCCGTGGGAGAAAGAGCCGGAGAGCCTGCGGGCGGTATTGGAGCGGCTGGTGTACACCAAGGAGGTCTGGGCGGCCGCGCTGCTGGGCGGGGAGTTTCCGGAGGAGAAGAAGAGTGCGGAGGACCTGACTCCGGCGGCGCTGCTGGCGCGGTTTGAGAAGGCGGACGGCAACTTCCTGAGAGCCCTGGCGGAAGTGCGGAGCCGGGGCGGATGGGACGATACCTTCATCGATGCCCTGTGCGAACCGGCGGAGACGTTTACGTTTGGTGGCATGTTCGCGCATGTAATCACCTTCAACACGTACCGGAGACTGTCGGCGCTGGGCATCCTGCGGGACCTGGGCGTGAAGGTGGAAGGATTCGGCTGCCCGACGGAGTATGAGATGGCCGTAGCTCCGTGGCGGCCGGTGGAAGTGGCGCGGTAG
- a CDS encoding ADOP family duplicated permease → MNPRVSLCLSIYRRLASAYPQEFRMLYGVDLDRQGEDAVPEAWRRYGLTGLVRLLADIAVRLPGEYLAEFRQDVMYALRVFAKAPGFALVAVLSLGVGIGICCAVLSECRAIIGPAPGLRDPGTLATFIWRQVPYPYFERYRDAHRTVSAAAALIGPVPIAVTLGGERGTQTERVSGHLVSPEYFTTLGVTPAAGRVFGPETERPGMAPVVVVSDRFWRTHLGADPNAVGRSLRLNGALATIVGIGPKAFLGIWPQSPADLFVPVTCGAVLAPELSGDPLHRVDRAIFRVVFRLAPGVTLPAAEEALDGMTRLLDQETGVNQGRNPQGRVVRLMPAGTVGYARPEQRALVETFNVVLWALVLLLVCANLASLLLARGSQRRREIAIRLSVGASRARLVRQFLTESVLLSCAGGLAGILLAYWITHAISSLPLPLQIPLEFNCQIDLHVLAITLAAALAAGIGFGLAPALSLTRVNFGATLKEGAQAPLRGYRRFGIRNVFVVVQMAASLMLLLVTWFVTLAFLRAARLDTGAEVAHLHLFSLDPVRDGFAREAVAKLFAELPDELSRVDGVRAVALTGSALPSHADATSVSIPAADGRTGSVLKTAYRERVGANYFATLGLPLARGREFDQRDREQDGPAILTQTAAQAFFGVEDPIGRRLHIEDRDYRVAGLVRDMRVGFLTTKPMATVFLPLSSDWLGKSPVQQVTVLVRGTAGRDTMAAVRERMASLHPGLTVFDVHTMQEDLGRLNSLAQWTSAMYVILGVFALLLACIGMGGVTAYAVAQRRKEIGIRMALGARARQVQGLVLREGTVLVAGGLVLGVSGALVLERLFAAYSDLLARSFGQSGSDPLLVAGGPFVLASLAMLACYLPARRATGIDPMTVLREQ, encoded by the coding sequence ATGAACCCAAGGGTCAGCCTCTGCCTGTCGATCTATCGACGCCTGGCGAGCGCGTATCCGCAGGAGTTTCGCATGCTGTACGGAGTCGACCTGGACAGGCAGGGGGAAGACGCCGTTCCGGAAGCATGGCGGCGTTACGGGTTGACCGGCCTCGTGCGGCTGCTGGCCGACATTGCCGTACGACTCCCTGGCGAGTATCTGGCCGAGTTCCGCCAGGACGTGATGTATGCGTTGCGGGTGTTCGCCAAAGCGCCGGGCTTCGCCCTGGTGGCGGTGCTTTCCCTGGGTGTCGGAATCGGAATCTGCTGCGCGGTGCTGAGCGAATGCCGGGCCATCATCGGGCCGGCTCCGGGCTTGCGCGACCCTGGCACGCTGGCAACGTTCATCTGGCGGCAAGTTCCCTATCCGTATTTCGAGCGCTACCGGGATGCCCACCGCACGGTGTCCGCGGCTGCGGCCCTGATTGGGCCGGTACCCATCGCCGTGACGCTCGGGGGCGAGAGGGGAACCCAGACAGAGCGAGTTTCCGGCCATCTGGTTTCGCCGGAATATTTCACCACCCTGGGTGTGACGCCGGCCGCGGGCCGTGTCTTCGGACCGGAGACCGAGAGGCCTGGGATGGCGCCGGTGGTGGTCGTCAGCGACCGTTTCTGGCGCACGCACCTTGGCGCGGACCCAAACGCCGTGGGCCGCAGCCTGCGGCTGAATGGTGCGTTGGCCACCATTGTGGGCATCGGTCCCAAGGCCTTTCTCGGGATCTGGCCGCAGAGTCCGGCGGACTTGTTTGTGCCCGTGACCTGTGGCGCGGTGTTGGCCCCCGAACTGAGCGGAGATCCGCTCCATCGGGTCGACCGGGCGATCTTCCGCGTAGTGTTCCGGCTGGCACCCGGAGTGACCCTGCCCGCGGCGGAGGAGGCTCTCGACGGCATGACGCGCCTGCTCGACCAGGAGACGGGAGTCAACCAAGGCCGCAATCCGCAAGGCCGGGTGGTGCGGTTGATGCCGGCCGGCACCGTGGGCTACGCCAGGCCGGAGCAGCGCGCGCTGGTTGAGACCTTCAACGTTGTCCTTTGGGCGCTGGTCCTGCTGCTGGTGTGCGCGAACCTGGCCAGCCTGCTGCTGGCGCGCGGCAGCCAAAGACGGCGGGAAATCGCCATCCGTCTCTCGGTGGGCGCCAGCCGGGCGCGCCTGGTCCGGCAGTTCCTTACTGAAAGCGTGCTGCTGTCCTGCGCCGGCGGCCTGGCCGGCATCCTGCTGGCCTACTGGATCACACATGCAATATCGTCGCTGCCCCTCCCCTTGCAGATCCCGCTTGAGTTCAACTGCCAGATCGATCTGCATGTACTCGCCATTACCCTGGCCGCTGCACTGGCGGCGGGTATCGGCTTCGGCCTGGCGCCGGCCCTGTCTTTGACCCGCGTCAACTTTGGCGCCACTTTGAAGGAGGGCGCGCAGGCACCTCTGCGCGGTTATCGCCGCTTCGGCATCCGCAATGTCTTTGTGGTGGTCCAGATGGCGGCTTCGCTGATGCTGCTGTTGGTCACCTGGTTCGTGACCCTGGCCTTCCTGCGCGCGGCCCGTCTCGACACCGGCGCCGAAGTCGCCCATCTCCACCTGTTTTCACTCGATCCTGTCCGTGACGGCTTTGCCAGGGAGGCTGTCGCGAAACTGTTTGCAGAGTTGCCGGACGAGTTGTCGCGCGTGGACGGGGTTCGCGCCGTCGCGCTGACCGGCAGCGCTTTGCCCTCGCACGCGGATGCAACCAGCGTCTCGATTCCAGCAGCCGACGGGCGAACCGGCAGTGTGCTGAAGACGGCCTACCGTGAGCGCGTCGGGGCAAACTACTTCGCCACACTGGGCTTGCCGCTGGCGCGCGGACGGGAGTTCGACCAGCGCGACCGGGAACAGGATGGACCCGCGATCCTGACCCAGACTGCCGCGCAAGCATTTTTTGGCGTGGAGGATCCGATCGGCCGCCGCCTTCACATCGAGGACCGGGACTACCGGGTAGCCGGGCTGGTTCGCGACATGCGGGTTGGCTTCCTGACGACGAAACCGATGGCCACGGTGTTTCTGCCGCTTAGCTCCGATTGGTTGGGCAAGAGTCCGGTGCAGCAGGTCACGGTCCTGGTGCGCGGTACGGCGGGACGGGACACCATGGCGGCTGTGCGCGAGCGGATGGCGTCGCTTCATCCCGGCCTGACCGTATTCGACGTGCACACCATGCAGGAGGATCTTGGCCGGCTCAACTCGCTCGCCCAATGGACTTCGGCAATGTACGTGATCCTGGGCGTTTTCGCCTTGTTGCTTGCCTGCATCGGCATGGGCGGAGTCACGGCGTATGCGGTGGCGCAGCGGCGCAAAGAGATTGGCATCCGAATGGCACTGGGTGCACGGGCCCGCCAAGTGCAGGGGCTGGTGCTAAGAGAAGGGACGGTGCTGGTGGCGGGCGGCCTAGTGCTCGGCGTCAGCGGCGCGCTTGTCCTGGAGCGTCTCTTCGCCGCATATAGTGACTTGTTGGCGAGGAGTTTCGGCCAAAGCGGCAGCGATCCACTTCTGGTGGCCGGGGGGCCGTTCGTGCTGGCCAGCCTCGCGATGCTGGCATGCTACCTGCCTGCGCGGCGGGCCACCGGGATCGATCCAATGACTGTGCTGCGAGAGCAGTGA
- a CDS encoding putative quinol monooxygenase, with protein sequence MKLCRVFTLTTAVLMIFLLSPGWRAAAQEGLQRRIVRLAELEIDPAQIENYKAALREEIEASIRLEPGVLTLYAVALKDHPNQVRILETYAHAGAYQAHLETPHFKKYKVATQGMVKSLKLLETDPILLGAKGQ encoded by the coding sequence GTGAAACTTTGCCGCGTCTTCACCCTCACAACGGCGGTGTTGATGATTTTTCTGCTGAGTCCGGGCTGGCGCGCCGCGGCCCAGGAAGGGCTGCAACGCCGCATCGTCCGACTGGCGGAACTGGAGATCGACCCAGCCCAAATCGAGAATTACAAGGCCGCCCTGCGTGAAGAGATAGAGGCTTCCATTCGCCTGGAGCCGGGCGTTTTGACGCTGTACGCGGTCGCGCTTAAGGATCACCCCAACCAGGTGAGAATCCTCGAGACATACGCGCATGCCGGAGCCTACCAGGCGCACTTGGAGACTCCGCATTTCAAGAAGTACAAGGTGGCCACGCAGGGCATGGTGAAGTCTCTCAAGCTTCTGGAGACTGACCCCATCCTACTGGGCGCGAAGGGGCAGTGA
- a CDS encoding DinB family protein → MTAKNTEKQAIAVILTNRLAESGEKLAALAREYPEGKFETVPAAGTRTFGDVLRHVAFWNLYLAETVRGKKADGSANELPKSQYGTKTLAIRGLTESTSDAVAALRDLNGGLDAEKAAQAQGIVEHICEHYGQLAVYARLAGVVPPASRS, encoded by the coding sequence ATGACAGCCAAAAACACCGAAAAACAGGCGATTGCCGTGATACTGACCAACCGGTTGGCCGAGTCAGGAGAGAAGCTGGCCGCGTTGGCCCGGGAGTATCCGGAAGGCAAATTCGAGACCGTGCCGGCCGCTGGGACTCGTACGTTTGGAGACGTGCTGCGTCACGTGGCGTTTTGGAATCTCTACCTGGCGGAGACGGTCCGGGGCAAGAAGGCAGACGGATCGGCGAATGAGCTGCCGAAGTCTCAGTACGGGACAAAGACGCTGGCGATCCGAGGCCTGACGGAGAGCACGAGTGACGCGGTGGCGGCGCTGCGTGACCTGAATGGTGGCCTGGATGCGGAAAAGGCGGCCCAGGCCCAGGGGATCGTCGAGCATATCTGCGAGCACTATGGACAATTGGCGGTGTATGCGCGGCTGGCCGGAGTGGTGCCACCCGCATCGCGGAGTTAG
- a CDS encoding helix-turn-helix domain-containing protein, with product MAKIAVKSNPGVTPPQAQVLARGDGWSVSEVVCTLGPRDRPFEERHSSVSIAIVAAGSFLYRSHAGRELLTPGSLMLGSAERSFECSHEHGTGDRCISFSYSPDRFDRLDAAPRFRAMRLPPVRPLSPLIAQASAVLAGAAGPSWEELGVELAARAVQLDRGQSGPPASAGPGAIARVARVLRTMESDPGAPHHLTTLAGEARLSPFHFLRTFQEVTGVTPHQFVLRQRLRRAALRLSTEPAKVVDIALECGFGDVSNFNRNFRAEFGLSPRAWRKFGRTVSRTA from the coding sequence TTGGCGAAAATTGCGGTGAAATCCAATCCCGGTGTCACCCCACCCCAGGCGCAGGTGCTGGCCCGCGGCGACGGCTGGTCTGTCTCCGAAGTCGTCTGCACGCTCGGCCCGCGCGACCGCCCCTTCGAGGAGCGCCACTCGTCCGTCTCCATCGCGATCGTCGCTGCCGGCAGCTTCCTCTATCGCTCCCACGCGGGCCGCGAACTGCTGACCCCTGGATCGTTAATGCTCGGCAGCGCGGAACGCAGTTTCGAGTGCAGTCACGAACACGGCACAGGCGACCGCTGCATCTCGTTCTCTTATTCGCCCGATCGCTTCGACCGTCTCGACGCCGCACCGCGGTTCCGGGCCATGCGCCTGCCTCCGGTCCGTCCACTCTCCCCGCTCATCGCCCAGGCCTCCGCCGTTCTCGCCGGAGCCGCTGGCCCTTCCTGGGAAGAACTCGGGGTCGAACTCGCGGCCCGCGCCGTCCAGTTGGATCGTGGCCAGTCCGGTCCGCCCGCCAGCGCCGGGCCGGGCGCGATCGCGCGAGTGGCCCGCGTCCTCCGGACCATGGAAAGCGACCCCGGCGCGCCGCACCACCTCACCACCCTGGCCGGAGAGGCGCGGCTGAGCCCGTTCCACTTCCTGAGAACTTTTCAGGAGGTCACAGGAGTGACTCCCCACCAGTTCGTGCTCCGGCAGCGCCTGCGCCGTGCGGCCCTCCGCCTCAGCACCGAGCCCGCCAAGGTCGTCGACATCGCCCTCGAATGCGGCTTCGGCGACGTCTCGAACTTCAATCGCAACTTCCGGGCCGAGTTCGGGCTCAGCCCCCGGGCCTGGCGCAAGTTCGGCCGCACGGTCTCTCGAACTGCCTGA